In a genomic window of Candidatus Gorgyraea atricola:
- the rfbD gene encoding dTDP-4-dehydrorhamnose reductase has protein sequence MMRLNALLTGANGMLADALWPLLEKNGYMVHPCDLAGNDKIFKADIRNLNEVMGFAKARRPDIVFHLAAETDVDKCQLNRQHAFETNAKGTENMAAICRELDIPLVYVSTGAVFDGEKTTGYTEEDTTNPANIYGESKLRGEDVVRSMLTKYYIIRASWMVGGQNKDKKFVWKITQLLRTKKEIPVVTDKYGSPTFTGDFAGGIVDIVSRGEYGLYHCVSKGICSRFDMAEKIAEYLDKKDVILRPITSDAFPLPAPRGKSEALLNAKLSAMNMDRSRPWQEALKEYIDEIK, from the coding sequence ATGATGAGGTTAAATGCGTTACTTACCGGAGCAAATGGGATGCTGGCAGATGCGCTCTGGCCTCTTTTAGAGAAGAATGGATATATGGTGCATCCATGTGACCTTGCAGGCAATGACAAGATCTTTAAGGCGGATATCAGGAATTTAAACGAGGTTATGGGTTTTGCCAAGGCAAGGAGGCCTGATATTGTTTTTCATCTGGCAGCTGAGACTGATGTGGATAAGTGCCAGTTAAATAGACAGCATGCATTTGAAACAAACGCAAAGGGCACTGAAAATATGGCAGCTATTTGCAGGGAACTTGATATCCCACTCGTCTATGTAAGCACAGGAGCGGTATTTGACGGGGAAAAGACGACAGGATACACAGAGGAAGATACTACTAATCCTGCCAATATATACGGAGAAAGCAAATTAAGAGGAGAAGATGTCGTGCGTTCAATGCTGACCAAATACTACATTATCAGGGCCAGCTGGATGGTAGGGGGGCAGAATAAGGATAAAAAATTCGTTTGGAAGATAACCCAGCTTTTAAGGACAAAGAAGGAAATACCCGTTGTTACGGATAAATACGGAAGCCCTACTTTCACTGGAGATTTTGCAGGAGGAATTGTAGATATTGTATCCAGAGGAGAATATGGTTTATATCATTGCGTCAGTAAGGGCATATGCTCGAGATTCGATATGGCTGAAAAGATAGCGGAGTACTTGGATAAAAAAGATGTGATTTTGAGGCCTATAACCTCGGATGCATTTCCTTTGCCAGCGCCGAGAGGAAAATCAGAGGCATTGCTTAACGCTAAGCTATCAGCGATGAATATGGACAGGTCACGGCCATGGCAGGAGGCCTTGAAGGAATATATAGACGAAATCAAATGA
- a CDS encoding glycosyltransferase family 4 protein — MKILFIEPYPTEGPSSRYRVEQYLPYFKKEGIECILRPFVSTEFYRILYKKGFYLRKTLFFMQGTLKRFFDILTAVKCDIIFIHLEAFPFGPPVFEWILSKMGKRVIYDLDDAIYMGIPSSANRFLRRLKCPSKISTILRMSSFVITCNDYLADYAKKYNKNVITIHTSVDTEEFKPGAKEKGRDMTIGWIGSHSTARYLEGLKRIFLNLGSKYKFNLKIIGAGDHDVKIDGVNVMNIEWNLKDDIKQFQSLDIGVYPLPEDEWIQGKTGFKAIQYMSVGVPCVASDVGANRSIVKDGINGYLAKTEDEWIEKLSMLVDSPELRQRIGSAGRITAEKEFSVKANAPRYLEIIKRISP; from the coding sequence ATGAAGATATTATTTATTGAACCATATCCAACTGAAGGTCCCAGCAGCCGCTACAGGGTGGAGCAATACCTGCCTTATTTTAAGAAAGAAGGCATTGAGTGCATTCTCAGGCCGTTTGTTTCCACTGAGTTCTACAGGATACTTTATAAAAAAGGATTTTATTTGAGAAAGACATTGTTTTTCATGCAGGGTACGCTTAAAAGATTTTTTGATATACTTACCGCAGTAAAATGCGACATTATTTTTATACACCTCGAGGCGTTTCCGTTCGGCCCTCCTGTATTTGAATGGATCCTGTCAAAGATGGGGAAACGGGTCATATATGATCTTGATGATGCGATCTATATGGGTATCCCCAGCTCAGCTAATAGATTTTTAAGGCGCTTAAAATGTCCGTCAAAGATCAGTACGATATTAAGGATGAGCAGTTTCGTAATAACATGCAATGACTATCTCGCGGATTACGCTAAGAAATATAATAAAAATGTAATAACTATTCACACATCCGTAGATACTGAAGAGTTTAAGCCTGGCGCTAAAGAAAAGGGGCGAGATATGACGATCGGGTGGATAGGCAGTCATAGTACTGCGCGTTATCTTGAAGGACTGAAGAGGATTTTTTTAAATCTTGGCAGCAAATATAAATTTAATCTGAAGATCATAGGCGCGGGAGATCACGATGTAAAAATAGACGGAGTAAACGTAATGAATATAGAATGGAATTTAAAAGACGACATAAAACAATTCCAGTCCCTGGATATAGGCGTATATCCTTTACCTGAAGATGAATGGATACAGGGTAAAACAGGTTTTAAGGCGATCCAGTACATGAGCGTGGGCGTTCCCTGTGTTGCGTCTGATGTAGGCGCAAACAGAAGTATAGTAAAGGATGGAATAAATGGTTATCTGGCAAAGACAGAGGATGAATGGATAGAAAAATTATCAATGTTGGTCGATAGCCCGGAATTGAGGCAGAGAATAGGATCAGCTGGCAGAATAACAGCAGAAAAAGAGTTTTCAGTAAAGGCAAACGCGCCCAGATATCTTGAAATAATAAAGAGGATAAGTCCATGA
- a CDS encoding glycosyltransferase, whose product MSAPKLSVIMSAYNSERYLDESIKSILGQSFKDFEFLIIDDGSIDRTSEILNDYQKTDNRIRVIKNKVNIGLSKSLNIGIREAQGEYIARQDADDTSMPDRLSKQIEFMQDSEEIAISGTFYRMIDERDRLLYRFIMPAEDSEIKKWLREVNCFCHGSVMFRKKDIKEVGLYPEQYECSQDYALWLTMSKNYKLANIPEFLYTLRLHGSARSVKDKAKQWDCLFRIKRSKGIVADTCSFSDRFIADEFFRYSNFFNRMGMKKLAVGHFIKGVFYRTFVSPMGVRKNKTLGICMLTGVFYPEISGGGLQSRTLVNALKYDSNLRFFVLTTTRDPLLQDKNSDLYIKRIYVGDMSFTAKFIAILQFVRAFLSIRNKIDIVHLHGFSNKTLLMILLAKIFRKKIVQKITSLGDDDPVSIGNRRFGRLKRFFFSAADFYISVNPAMSQGLLDADISQDRMATIPNGVDIERFCPSKSHDEKNALRKSLKLPKEAFIILFVGFFSKDKGVDVLFEAYKDIIADFKDKDIRLLFIGSTDTSYFEIKQEIIERIKKEIRVGKMEEKVLFVEKTLDIEKYYKASDVFVLPSFREGLPNSLMEAMASGLPCVSSRLRVIEDYLITHDSDGLLFEPGDVNGLYLALTRLLGEPGLAKEMGIKARKRTIDYFSIERLAKKYRDAYLFLVQE is encoded by the coding sequence ATGAGTGCACCGAAGCTCAGCGTTATTATGAGCGCATATAACAGCGAAAGATATCTTGATGAGAGCATAAAGTCTATTCTTGGGCAGAGTTTTAAAGATTTCGAGTTTCTGATCATAGATGATGGCTCTATAGACAGGACTTCTGAAATATTGAACGATTATCAGAAAACAGACAACAGAATACGCGTTATAAAAAACAAAGTAAATATCGGCCTTTCGAAATCCCTTAATATTGGCATAAGAGAGGCTCAGGGGGAATATATTGCGCGTCAGGATGCAGACGATACATCTATGCCTGATAGATTGAGCAAGCAGATAGAGTTCATGCAAGACAGTGAGGAGATAGCTATTTCCGGAACATTTTATAGGATGATCGACGAAAGAGACAGGCTTTTGTATAGATTTATAATGCCTGCGGAAGACAGTGAGATAAAAAAGTGGCTGAGAGAAGTTAATTGTTTTTGCCATGGTTCTGTAATGTTCAGGAAGAAGGACATTAAAGAGGTTGGTTTATATCCCGAGCAGTATGAATGTTCGCAGGATTATGCATTATGGCTGACGATGAGCAAGAATTATAAATTAGCAAATATCCCTGAATTTTTATATACGTTGAGATTGCACGGAAGCGCAAGGAGCGTAAAAGATAAGGCAAAACAATGGGATTGCCTGTTTAGAATAAAAAGAAGTAAGGGCATTGTCGCAGACACTTGTTCATTCTCAGATAGATTTATTGCAGACGAATTTTTTAGATATAGCAATTTTTTTAACAGGATGGGAATGAAAAAGCTGGCAGTCGGTCATTTTATAAAAGGGGTATTTTACAGGACTTTTGTTTCGCCAATGGGCGTTAGAAAGAATAAAACTTTAGGCATTTGCATGCTTACAGGGGTTTTTTATCCTGAGATAAGCGGCGGTGGGCTACAGAGCCGTACTTTGGTAAATGCTTTAAAATATGATAGCAACTTAAGATTTTTTGTTTTGACTACCACAAGGGATCCTTTATTGCAGGATAAAAATTCTGATCTATACATAAAAAGGATATATGTAGGAGACATGAGTTTTACAGCCAAATTTATAGCGATCCTACAATTCGTTCGCGCATTTTTGAGCATAAGAAATAAAATAGATATTGTCCATCTGCACGGCTTTTCCAATAAGACATTGCTTATGATATTATTGGCAAAGATATTCAGAAAAAAGATCGTGCAAAAGATCACTTCTTTAGGGGATGACGACCCTGTTTCAATAGGTAATAGAAGGTTTGGCAGGTTAAAAAGATTCTTTTTTTCTGCGGCAGATTTTTATATTAGCGTGAATCCGGCAATGTCTCAGGGGCTTTTAGATGCGGATATCTCACAGGATAGGATGGCGACTATTCCCAACGGAGTTGATATTGAAAGATTTTGCCCTTCTAAAAGTCATGACGAGAAGAATGCATTAAGAAAGAGTTTAAAATTGCCGAAAGAGGCGTTTATTATATTATTTGTCGGATTTTTTTCTAAAGATAAAGGCGTGGATGTTCTTTTCGAGGCATATAAGGATATAATCGCTGATTTTAAGGATAAAGATATAAGGTTATTATTTATTGGATCGACTGATACCAGCTATTTTGAGATAAAACAGGAAATAATAGAACGCATAAAGAAAGAGATAAGAGTTGGCAAGATGGAGGAAAAGGTCTTATTTGTAGAGAAGACACTGGATATAGAAAAATATTACAAGGCCTCTGATGTATTCGTATTGCCTTCCTTCAGAGAAGGATTGCCAAATTCCCTTATGGAGGCAATGGCTTCTGGATTGCCATGTGTTTCATCTCGTTTAAGAGTAATAGAGGATTATCTGATTACACACGACTCAGACGGCCTGCTTTTTGAGCCAGGGGATGTTAATGGATTGTATTTAGCATTAACTCGGCTGTTAGGGGAACCAGGTCTAGCCAAAGAAATGGGCATTAAAGCCAGAAAAAGGACCATAGATTATTTTTCTATAGAACGATTGGCTAAAAAATATAGAGATGCTTATCTGTTCCTGGTGCAGGAATGA
- a CDS encoding glycosyltransferase family 4 protein: protein MGLTEPLLHSQVLNYLKILRQSGISVCILSYEKRRLFKKHNVEIIKEDLNKAGIKWISLGYHKRFQFLAKPYDIIRGMFVALYISIAGRVDVIHARGTFCALIGILPCLILKKKMVFDMRGLMAEEYVDAGLWKKNSMAYKIVDRLEQYFIRRADEVIVLTGNARELILSKGRTKNITLIPACTDLNRFRLKDVDNGFKSGYSLDKKFILIYTGSLGTWYMLSEMLDFYKELLRVDNSSAFFILSQTSKAWIEQYIPDNIKKNVIVDSSSPENVVDFLNLADVGIFFIKSCFSKRASCPTKFGEYLACGLPVVINKGIGDTEEIVRKNRVGVVVEDFSAQEYRKKIEELKELLKEGDALRRRCRDVAERHFSLAQGGKKYVEVYKRLKAKA from the coding sequence ATGGGGTTAACAGAACCTCTTTTGCATTCGCAAGTGCTGAATTATCTTAAGATTTTAAGACAAAGCGGCATATCTGTTTGTATTCTTTCATATGAAAAGAGGCGTCTTTTCAAGAAGCATAATGTTGAAATAATCAAAGAAGACCTGAATAAGGCAGGGATCAAGTGGATATCTTTAGGTTATCATAAACGATTTCAGTTTTTAGCAAAACCGTATGACATAATAAGAGGCATGTTCGTGGCTCTTTATATCAGCATTGCAGGGCGTGTGGATGTCATACATGCAAGGGGTACATTTTGCGCTTTAATAGGTATTTTGCCATGCCTTATTTTGAAAAAGAAAATGGTATTTGATATGCGTGGCCTTATGGCGGAAGAATACGTAGACGCGGGATTGTGGAAGAAAAATTCGATGGCTTACAAAATCGTGGATAGATTAGAGCAGTATTTTATCAGAAGGGCTGATGAGGTCATCGTACTGACAGGCAATGCCAGGGAGTTGATATTGAGTAAAGGCAGGACAAAGAATATCACTCTTATACCGGCGTGTACAGACTTAAACAGGTTCAGATTAAAGGATGTCGACAATGGATTTAAATCAGGATATTCGCTGGATAAAAAATTTATATTAATATACACAGGTTCTCTTGGCACGTGGTATATGCTGTCCGAGATGCTGGATTTTTATAAAGAGCTGTTACGTGTTGACAATAGCTCGGCATTTTTCATCTTATCTCAGACGAGTAAGGCATGGATAGAGCAGTATATCCCGGATAACATAAAGAAAAACGTGATCGTGGACTCTTCAAGCCCGGAAAATGTGGTGGATTTTTTGAATCTCGCTGATGTCGGAATCTTTTTTATAAAGAGCTGTTTTTCAAAGAGAGCTTCCTGTCCTACGAAATTCGGGGAATATCTGGCCTGCGGCCTGCCTGTCGTTATCAATAAAGGGATAGGGGATACTGAGGAAATCGTAAGAAAGAACAGAGTAGGTGTCGTGGTGGAGGATTTCAGTGCGCAGGAATACAGGAAAAAGATAGAAGAGTTGAAAGAGCTGCTAAAAGAAGGGGATGCCTTAAGAAGACGATGCCGTGACGTTGCTGAGAGACATTTTTCCCTTGCGCAGGGCGGAAAAAAATATGTAGAGGTCTACAAGAGGTTGAAGGCTAAGGCTTAA